A genomic segment from Luteolibacter ambystomatis encodes:
- a CDS encoding endonuclease/exonuclease/phosphatase family protein: protein MKRTRKAREKSGPPVAGWRRITGIAALVLAVVSVLVSSTVRDQWVPTALVMFATPWLVRLGLVAFVLSTRPGKVMVWIAMAVALLSGLEGWRSFRWRDEKSVATKDGFDVTLWNCGHRLSRMPEQWSELAGPDTRVVVLIEAGVFSAEEWAAFTTAAPELDWHQLEGGIVVGVRGRFIGSELFEGLPKLRCHRIQVSISGVIHTVLACDVPSQPWLLREPYLDRIRTVAKERRCLIAGDFNTPPAAVGYDDWRRDFTFANAAQTRGFVETWPFGVPLLQLDQLWLSHDLKCTSVIRQPSLHSDHARMTFHVAPAIR from the coding sequence ATGAAGCGGACGCGGAAGGCCAGGGAGAAGTCCGGACCTCCGGTGGCCGGGTGGCGCCGGATCACCGGGATCGCGGCTCTCGTGCTCGCAGTCGTGTCCGTGCTGGTTTCATCCACGGTCCGGGACCAGTGGGTGCCCACGGCGCTGGTCATGTTTGCCACGCCGTGGCTGGTGCGGCTCGGATTGGTCGCCTTCGTGCTTTCCACCCGTCCCGGCAAGGTGATGGTGTGGATCGCCATGGCGGTCGCCCTTTTGTCGGGCTTGGAAGGTTGGCGCTCCTTCCGCTGGCGGGATGAAAAATCCGTTGCCACCAAGGACGGCTTCGATGTCACCTTGTGGAACTGTGGGCACCGCCTGTCCCGGATGCCGGAGCAATGGAGCGAGTTGGCTGGACCAGACACCCGCGTGGTGGTCTTGATCGAGGCGGGGGTGTTTTCCGCGGAGGAGTGGGCGGCTTTCACCACGGCTGCTCCGGAGCTCGATTGGCACCAGCTTGAGGGCGGCATTGTCGTGGGGGTGCGCGGGCGCTTCATCGGCAGCGAGTTGTTCGAGGGGCTTCCCAAGCTGCGCTGCCATCGCATCCAAGTGTCCATCAGCGGGGTGATCCATACCGTGCTGGCCTGCGATGTGCCCTCGCAGCCATGGCTGCTCCGCGAGCCCTATCTCGATCGCATCCGCACGGTGGCGAAGGAGCGCCGTTGCCTCATCGCAGGGGATTTCAACACGCCGCCCGCAGCGGTGGGCTATGACGATTGGCGGAGGGACTTCACCTTTGCGAATGCGGCCCAGACAAGGGGCTTCGTCGAGACCTGGCCCTTCGGCGTACCCCTGCTTCAACTCGATCAGCTCTGGCTCAGCCATGACCTGAAATGCACCTCGGTCATCCGCCAACCGAGCCTTCACTCCGATCACGCGCGGATGACGTTTCACGTCGCTCCGGCCATTCGATGA
- a CDS encoding LysR family transcriptional regulator: protein MPETLPNLHHLELFYHVASSGGITAATRAMPYGIQQPAVSGQVAQLEKDLGVRLFQRRPFKLTPAGKELHDYLAPFFSALPEVCSRISGKASRRLRLAAPVTLIRDHLPAVLSSVRKVQPDLELFLTDADQGSAFEMLEREEVDLAVTELVERPPSGVRHETLISMPLVLLLPPGFTSPKSGVSGIAAALPLVRPPDFAAVSRLFSKGLDKAGIRWPASIEVNSLELVHTYVAKGFGAGLSIAAPGIRIARGVTSLELGNFPKLAIAALWRGKLNPLAELVLSGLRERAKG from the coding sequence ATGCCTGAAACGCTGCCGAACCTTCACCATCTGGAGCTGTTCTATCACGTCGCCAGCAGCGGCGGGATCACCGCCGCCACGCGCGCGATGCCCTATGGCATCCAGCAGCCCGCGGTGAGTGGCCAGGTGGCGCAGTTGGAGAAGGATCTCGGCGTTCGGTTGTTCCAACGCCGTCCCTTCAAGCTCACTCCGGCAGGAAAGGAGCTCCACGACTACCTCGCGCCGTTCTTTTCGGCGCTGCCGGAAGTGTGCTCCCGGATCTCCGGCAAGGCTTCGCGGCGGCTGCGGCTGGCCGCACCGGTCACGCTGATCCGCGATCACCTGCCCGCCGTGCTTTCTTCCGTCCGCAAGGTGCAGCCGGATCTGGAACTCTTCCTCACCGATGCCGACCAAGGCAGCGCCTTCGAGATGCTGGAGCGCGAGGAAGTGGACCTCGCCGTGACCGAACTGGTGGAGCGTCCTCCCTCCGGCGTGCGTCATGAAACCCTGATCTCGATGCCGCTGGTATTGCTGTTGCCGCCCGGCTTCACCTCACCGAAATCCGGTGTCTCCGGCATCGCCGCCGCCCTGCCGCTCGTGCGACCGCCCGATTTCGCGGCGGTTTCTCGCTTGTTCTCCAAGGGGCTCGACAAGGCCGGCATCCGTTGGCCTGCCAGCATCGAGGTGAACTCGTTGGAACTGGTACACACATACGTTGCGAAGGGCTTTGGCGCGGGCCTCAGCATCGCTGCTCCCGGCATCCGCATCGCCCGTGGCGTGACCAGTCTGGAACTCGGAAACTTTCCGAAGCTCGCCATCGCCGCCCTCTGGCGCGGCAAGCTCAACCCGCTGGCGGAACTTGTCCTCAGCGGTCTGCGGGAGCGGGCGAAGGGCTGA
- a CDS encoding FAD:protein FMN transferase: MVSIVVFGALSVARAEEQRFTFERGLMGTRFAITTHGTDEATAKKAAEAAFAKAEEINAVASDYIADSEVLSLSKAPAGKATVVSSLLFDILTKARRAAEITEGRFDPTIGPLTKLWRETRRRSQLPDADTLSKARAACDWQALKLDPETRGVILEKPGMRIDLGGIAKGYAADAMFAILHDRGFPRTCVAAGGDLRLGDPPPGQKGWKVGIRSLEKGKLSDEIPLSNCGVSTSGDLQQFVEIGGVRYSHIIDPSTGLGMTRHLAVTIVAWDTTISDSFDNAACLAGPDRAEALAKSWGAARVIVTVPPLSPSPAPADR; the protein is encoded by the coding sequence TTGGTTTCGATTGTGGTCTTCGGGGCACTATCGGTCGCACGGGCGGAAGAGCAGCGTTTCACCTTCGAGCGTGGCCTGATGGGCACGCGCTTCGCCATCACCACGCATGGCACGGATGAAGCAACGGCGAAGAAAGCCGCCGAAGCCGCCTTCGCGAAAGCGGAGGAGATCAATGCGGTGGCATCCGACTATATCGCGGACAGCGAGGTGCTCTCGTTGTCGAAAGCGCCGGCGGGAAAAGCGACGGTCGTTTCTTCCCTGCTCTTCGATATTCTCACCAAGGCCCGCAGGGCAGCGGAGATCACCGAAGGCCGCTTTGATCCCACCATCGGTCCCTTGACGAAGCTATGGCGTGAAACCCGCCGTCGCAGCCAACTCCCCGATGCCGACACGCTGTCAAAAGCCCGCGCCGCCTGCGATTGGCAGGCCTTGAAACTCGATCCCGAAACACGCGGTGTGATCTTGGAGAAGCCCGGCATGCGCATCGATCTCGGCGGCATCGCGAAGGGCTATGCCGCGGATGCGATGTTCGCGATCCTGCACGACCGTGGCTTCCCCCGCACCTGCGTGGCTGCGGGCGGGGATCTGCGGCTGGGTGATCCGCCACCGGGACAAAAAGGCTGGAAGGTGGGCATCCGCTCGCTGGAGAAGGGCAAGCTGTCCGATGAAATCCCGCTTTCGAATTGCGGCGTCTCCACCTCCGGGGACTTGCAGCAGTTCGTGGAGATCGGCGGCGTGCGCTACTCGCACATCATCGATCCCTCCACCGGCCTCGGCATGACGCGTCATCTGGCGGTGACCATCGTGGCATGGGATACCACCATCAGCGACTCCTTCGACAATGCGGCGTGCCTCGCCGGACCGGATCGGGCGGAAGCCCTGGCGAAATCGTGGGGAGCGGCACGGGTGATTGTCACCGTGCCACCGCTCAGCCCTTCGCCCGCTCCCGCAGACCGCTGA
- a CDS encoding formylglycine-generating enzyme family protein, protein MHSRLLSVLPLLIAAARADDAKLPHPELLPTTRKIHELVAKETAPAADAMKPFSEKVPKAADATFDLVAVPGGEFTIGSPAGEAKRGEDEGPQKKLKIEPFWMGKLEVTWDLYQPFMDNQKARNKDGTLNRDNNLTTSEPPEQKDGESLVDVVTQPTPPHLPMHFGMGEGYSKQYPAVGVTAHAASKFCEWLSAQTGHFYRLPTEAEWEYACRAGTTTAYNFGDDPAKLDDFGWSVANSEYQYQKVGAKKPNAWGLYDMHGNVAELCLDQYLPDAYTKAADGATNPWVPVTKRYPTVYRGGSWNDDPDKLRSAARGKTEPALKMIDPQVPKSVWYFTNASWLGFRVIRPLKTPSVEEMHRYWNMDGDSE, encoded by the coding sequence ATGCACTCACGATTGCTCTCCGTCCTGCCGCTCCTGATCGCCGCCGCACGCGCCGATGATGCCAAACTGCCGCATCCCGAACTCCTGCCGACCACTAGGAAAATCCATGAGCTGGTGGCGAAGGAAACCGCTCCCGCCGCGGACGCGATGAAGCCGTTCAGCGAGAAAGTGCCGAAGGCTGCGGACGCGACCTTCGATCTTGTCGCGGTTCCCGGCGGTGAGTTCACCATCGGATCTCCGGCGGGCGAAGCGAAGCGCGGCGAGGACGAGGGGCCGCAGAAGAAGCTCAAGATCGAGCCCTTCTGGATGGGCAAGCTGGAGGTGACCTGGGACCTCTACCAGCCCTTCATGGACAACCAGAAGGCGCGCAACAAGGACGGCACGCTCAACCGCGACAACAACCTCACCACTTCCGAACCGCCCGAGCAAAAGGACGGCGAATCGCTGGTGGATGTGGTCACGCAGCCGACACCACCGCACTTGCCGATGCACTTCGGGATGGGCGAGGGGTATTCGAAACAGTATCCGGCGGTGGGCGTGACGGCGCACGCCGCGAGCAAGTTCTGCGAGTGGCTCAGCGCGCAGACCGGCCACTTCTACCGCCTGCCCACCGAGGCGGAATGGGAATACGCCTGCCGCGCGGGCACCACCACCGCCTACAACTTCGGCGATGATCCGGCGAAGCTCGATGACTTCGGCTGGTCCGTCGCCAACTCCGAGTACCAGTACCAGAAAGTCGGCGCCAAGAAGCCGAATGCATGGGGACTTTACGACATGCACGGCAACGTCGCCGAGCTGTGTCTCGACCAATATCTGCCGGACGCCTATACGAAGGCGGCGGACGGCGCGACCAATCCATGGGTGCCGGTGACGAAGCGTTACCCCACCGTGTATCGCGGCGGCAGTTGGAACGATGATCCGGACAAGCTGCGCTCCGCGGCACGCGGCAAAACGGAACCGGCGCTGAAGATGATCGACCCGCAGGTTCCGAAGTCGGTCTGGTATTTCACCAATGCTTCGTGGCTGGGCTTCCGCGTCATCCGCCCGCTCAAGACACCGAGCGTGGAGGAGATGCACCGTTACTGGAACATGGATGGCGACAGCGAGTGA
- a CDS encoding Gfo/Idh/MocA family protein: protein MKPSALDRRTFLGVTGATVAAAGFPSILKGEEAAASKQLKIGLIGCGGRGTGAASQALSADPNVKLWAMGDAFAPAITNSLNNLKNFSAKVEVPEERRFAGLDAFQKVIESGVDVVLLASPPGFRPQHLRAAIEAGKHVFAEKPMAVDVAGVKSVLESAKLAKQKNISIQHGFCWRFAPGVREAYGKITSGELGRVCSLYGTYFGTPPKPLQPGMKRPDKMGEVEWQIAWWNNFEWLSGGPLLEQAIHTVDKIAWAMNDVAPIAAIANGGRAMRTDDGNVYDHYNIAFEYPGGVICHMGERQFPGLYAEVVDRVYCEKGTVICPDNPMVLGPDGKKRQWMYRPQPGAEQNMYQVCHNEFFASLRKGEIINKGEYMANSTMLAILGREAAHTGLRVTWEDLWKADQDLAPDGLQFKDTFPIAPVPVPGKYKLA from the coding sequence ATGAAACCATCCGCACTCGATCGCCGCACGTTTCTGGGAGTCACCGGAGCCACGGTCGCCGCCGCAGGATTTCCCTCCATCCTGAAGGGTGAGGAAGCCGCCGCATCGAAACAATTGAAAATCGGCCTCATCGGCTGCGGGGGCCGCGGAACCGGCGCCGCCAGCCAGGCGCTGTCCGCCGATCCGAACGTGAAGTTATGGGCGATGGGCGATGCCTTCGCACCCGCGATCACGAACAGCCTGAACAACCTGAAGAATTTCAGCGCGAAGGTTGAGGTTCCGGAGGAACGCCGTTTCGCGGGCCTCGATGCTTTTCAAAAGGTCATCGAAAGCGGTGTGGATGTGGTGCTGCTCGCCTCGCCTCCGGGATTCCGCCCGCAGCACCTGCGTGCCGCGATCGAAGCGGGCAAGCACGTCTTCGCCGAGAAGCCGATGGCCGTGGACGTGGCCGGCGTGAAGTCGGTGCTCGAGTCCGCCAAGCTGGCGAAGCAGAAGAACATTTCCATCCAGCACGGCTTCTGCTGGCGCTTCGCCCCGGGCGTGCGCGAGGCCTACGGCAAGATCACCTCGGGCGAGCTCGGCCGCGTCTGTTCCCTCTACGGCACCTACTTCGGTACGCCGCCAAAACCGCTCCAGCCTGGAATGAAAAGGCCCGACAAGATGGGCGAAGTCGAATGGCAGATCGCATGGTGGAACAACTTCGAATGGCTCAGCGGCGGCCCGCTGCTCGAGCAGGCGATCCACACCGTGGACAAGATCGCATGGGCGATGAACGACGTGGCACCCATCGCCGCCATCGCCAACGGCGGCCGTGCCATGCGCACCGATGACGGTAACGTTTACGACCACTACAACATCGCCTTCGAATATCCCGGCGGCGTCATCTGTCACATGGGCGAGCGCCAGTTCCCCGGCCTCTATGCGGAAGTCGTGGACCGCGTGTATTGCGAGAAGGGTACGGTGATCTGCCCGGACAATCCGATGGTGCTCGGCCCGGATGGCAAGAAGCGCCAGTGGATGTACCGCCCGCAGCCCGGAGCGGAACAAAACATGTACCAGGTCTGCCACAACGAGTTCTTCGCCTCGCTGCGCAAGGGCGAGATCATCAACAAGGGCGAGTACATGGCGAACAGCACCATGCTCGCCATCCTCGGCCGCGAGGCCGCACACACCGGCCTGCGCGTGACCTGGGAGGACCTGTGGAAGGCGGATCAGGACCTCGCTCCGGACGGCCTTCAATTCAAGGACACCTTCCCGATCGCGCCGGTGCCGGTGCCGGGCAAGTACAAGCTCGCCTGA
- a CDS encoding MFS transporter, with product MSQTPSSSGTTFKLSVMMFLQFFIWGSFFVPLGGYLGKIFAGQNVVGYIYSTNNWAALIAPLFVGLVADRFFNAERVNGVLHLAGAALLWKCASVTSSPDALFVWLLAYFLCYMPTLALVNTIAFHNIADADEEFPKIRLWGTIGWIVAGLVVAQSVFGLVKLPVLPGIADAGSTSFPMKLGAAVSLIYGIYSFFLPATPPSGRGTPVSVVKMLGLDSFRLFKDPAFAVFALCSFLICIPLAFYYASTYDFVAKASFGASSAGVMALGQVSEIVFMALVPFFFRKLGVKWMLLTGMLAWTLRYAVFGLTPSVPAMLVLGIALHGICYDFFFVTGQLYTDRKAPKDIRASAQGLIGLLTYGAGMLVGNKVLDWWSTHTQLDGTTKEGWLAGAKAFWLMPAGVAFGVAVLFALTFWDRTAPGKPPVKVPSELP from the coding sequence ATGAGCCAGACCCCGTCTTCCTCCGGCACCACGTTCAAATTGTCCGTGATGATGTTCCTGCAATTTTTCATCTGGGGCAGCTTTTTCGTGCCGCTCGGCGGATACCTCGGGAAGATTTTCGCGGGGCAGAACGTGGTGGGTTACATCTACTCCACGAACAACTGGGCGGCCCTGATCGCGCCGTTGTTCGTGGGTTTGGTCGCCGACCGTTTCTTCAATGCGGAGCGGGTGAACGGCGTGCTGCATCTGGCGGGGGCCGCGCTGCTGTGGAAATGCGCCTCGGTCACCAGTTCGCCGGACGCGCTCTTCGTGTGGCTGCTCGCCTATTTCCTCTGCTACATGCCGACGCTGGCGCTGGTGAACACCATCGCCTTCCACAATATCGCGGATGCCGACGAGGAATTCCCGAAGATCCGCCTATGGGGCACCATCGGCTGGATCGTGGCCGGCCTGGTGGTGGCTCAGTCGGTGTTCGGTCTGGTGAAGCTGCCGGTCCTGCCGGGCATCGCCGATGCGGGATCGACTTCCTTTCCGATGAAGCTCGGCGCGGCCGTCAGCCTCATCTACGGTATTTATAGTTTCTTTCTGCCCGCCACGCCGCCGAGCGGCAGGGGCACGCCGGTCAGCGTGGTGAAGATGCTGGGCCTCGATTCCTTCCGCCTGTTCAAGGATCCGGCCTTCGCGGTTTTCGCGCTGTGCTCGTTCCTGATCTGCATCCCGCTGGCGTTCTACTATGCATCCACCTATGACTTCGTGGCGAAGGCCTCGTTCGGCGCGAGTTCCGCCGGGGTGATGGCGCTGGGCCAGGTCAGCGAGATCGTGTTCATGGCGCTGGTGCCGTTCTTCTTCCGCAAGCTGGGGGTGAAGTGGATGCTGCTCACCGGCATGCTCGCGTGGACGCTGCGCTACGCCGTCTTCGGCCTCACGCCATCGGTGCCCGCCATGCTTGTGCTCGGTATCGCCCTTCATGGCATCTGCTACGATTTCTTCTTCGTCACCGGCCAGCTCTACACCGACCGCAAGGCGCCGAAGGACATCCGCGCGAGCGCGCAAGGCCTCATCGGCCTGCTCACCTACGGCGCGGGCATGCTGGTGGGCAACAAGGTGCTCGACTGGTGGAGCACCCACACCCAGCTCGATGGCACCACCAAGGAAGGCTGGCTCGCAGGTGCGAAGGCCTTCTGGCTCATGCCCGCGGGCGTGGCGTTCGGCGTGGCCGTTCTCTTCGCTCTCACGTTCTGGGATCGCACCGCTCCGGGCAAGCCGCCGGTGAAGGTGCCGTCCGAGCTGCCTTGA
- a CDS encoding Gfo/Idh/MocA family oxidoreductase — MQTRRHTLKTLAALATIQIVPSRVLGLSGQTPPSQELTRAIIGCGGISASHLGMPGKLLALCDVDQRHLDQRMQQAGGEAKGIKGYHDFREVLARKDIDIIHIATPPHWHALMAIEAAKAGKDIWCEKPMSRTIGEGIAMVKAVQKHERIFRLNTWFRFKDNFYGMGVPVKQIKKAVMHGLLGWPLKVTVSGVTGFDWKFIWSGKKDLPVQPVPPEFDYNFWLGPAPLKPYNAHRTHGTFRGYWDYDGGGLGDMGQHYLDPVQYILGKDDTSPISVEIDADPQDADAIGSWRRIEFTYADGCKIILDGQNKDKDAAYIEGPKGKIFKDFKSDIPDLEKKLAELPDPEPQLTDFHEAVRTRKKFALNEMNGFRSCTMVNMGVTAHRLNKSLKFDPKTLRFDDPAANALINQPMRAPWKIEV, encoded by the coding sequence ATGCAAACCCGCCGCCATACCCTCAAGACGCTCGCCGCTCTTGCGACCATCCAGATCGTGCCGAGCCGCGTGCTCGGACTCTCCGGCCAGACCCCACCCTCGCAGGAACTGACCCGCGCCATCATCGGCTGCGGCGGCATCAGCGCCTCGCACCTCGGCATGCCGGGCAAACTGCTCGCTCTCTGCGATGTGGACCAGCGCCACCTCGACCAGCGCATGCAGCAGGCCGGAGGCGAGGCGAAGGGCATCAAGGGTTACCACGATTTCCGCGAGGTGCTTGCCCGCAAGGACATCGACATCATCCACATCGCCACGCCGCCTCATTGGCACGCGCTGATGGCGATCGAGGCTGCGAAGGCGGGCAAGGACATCTGGTGCGAGAAGCCGATGAGCCGCACCATCGGCGAAGGCATCGCGATGGTGAAAGCCGTGCAGAAGCACGAGCGCATTTTCCGCCTCAACACCTGGTTCCGCTTCAAGGACAACTTCTATGGCATGGGCGTGCCGGTGAAGCAGATCAAGAAGGCCGTCATGCACGGATTGCTCGGATGGCCGCTCAAGGTCACCGTCTCCGGCGTGACCGGTTTCGACTGGAAGTTCATCTGGTCCGGGAAGAAGGACCTGCCCGTGCAACCGGTGCCGCCGGAGTTCGACTACAATTTCTGGCTCGGGCCCGCGCCGCTCAAGCCCTACAACGCCCACCGCACCCACGGCACTTTCCGCGGCTACTGGGATTACGATGGTGGCGGTCTCGGTGATATGGGCCAGCACTACCTTGATCCGGTGCAGTACATTCTCGGCAAGGATGACACGTCCCCGATCTCCGTCGAGATCGATGCCGATCCGCAGGATGCCGATGCCATCGGATCATGGAGGCGCATCGAGTTTACCTACGCCGATGGCTGCAAGATCATCCTCGATGGTCAGAACAAGGACAAGGATGCCGCCTACATCGAGGGCCCGAAGGGCAAAATCTTCAAGGATTTCAAATCCGACATCCCGGATCTGGAGAAAAAGCTCGCCGAGCTGCCCGATCCCGAGCCGCAGCTCACCGACTTCCACGAAGCCGTGCGCACCCGGAAAAAATTCGCCCTCAATGAAATGAACGGCTTCCGCTCCTGCACGATGGTGAACATGGGCGTCACCGCCCACCGCCTGAACAAGAGCCTAAAGTTTGATCCGAAGACCTTGCGGTTCGACGATCCCGCGGCGAACGCGTTGATCAATCAACCGATGCGCGCGCCGTGGAAGATCGAGGTGTGA
- a CDS encoding tetratricopeptide repeat protein — protein sequence MKARAVSILAMLMLSGARLQAHPDASENIQELDKQLVENPLDASLHVAKAAVLRGIEEFNEASRVLDVAEKLDPTSPGVALGRAQLLLATGNERGARMMADAIVKAHPRFPNGWEFLASLQQKAGERDGAIDSLRKHLAFAERFHADDFTGCASLLESRGKPGDKEEAVRMLDEGIAKLGCMTGLHIMAANLETSLGRYNAALSHYDVLAARFRPRPEWAVARAEILLQAKRPKEAAAAYDAAVAMLDALPADRRAGPEVVRFRTVLVAQREEALKN from the coding sequence ATGAAGGCCCGCGCCGTTTCCATCCTCGCCATGCTGATGCTTTCCGGAGCACGCCTCCAGGCCCATCCGGACGCGAGCGAGAACATCCAGGAGCTGGACAAGCAGCTTGTGGAGAATCCGCTCGATGCTTCGTTGCACGTCGCGAAGGCAGCCGTACTGCGCGGCATCGAGGAGTTCAATGAAGCATCGCGGGTGCTGGATGTGGCGGAAAAGCTCGACCCGACGTCCCCCGGGGTGGCGTTGGGCCGTGCCCAGCTCCTGCTGGCAACCGGCAATGAACGCGGGGCCCGGATGATGGCGGATGCCATCGTGAAGGCGCATCCGCGTTTTCCAAACGGCTGGGAATTCCTCGCGTCACTTCAACAGAAGGCGGGCGAACGGGATGGCGCGATCGATTCGCTCCGCAAGCACCTCGCGTTTGCGGAGCGCTTTCACGCGGATGATTTCACCGGTTGCGCAAGCCTGCTCGAGTCACGGGGCAAGCCCGGCGACAAGGAGGAAGCGGTGCGGATGTTGGATGAAGGCATCGCGAAACTCGGCTGCATGACCGGACTGCACATCATGGCCGCGAATCTGGAAACGTCTCTGGGACGCTACAACGCGGCGCTGTCCCACTACGACGTGCTGGCCGCACGCTTCCGGCCGCGTCCGGAGTGGGCGGTGGCGCGTGCGGAGATTCTGTTGCAAGCGAAGCGACCGAAGGAAGCGGCGGCGGCGTACGATGCCGCCGTTGCCATGCTCGACGCGCTTCCGGCGGACCGGCGTGCAGGACCGGAGGTGGTGAGATTCCGGACGGTCCTGGTAGCCCAGCGCGAGGAGGCTCTGAAGAATTAG